Genomic segment of Erythrobacter sp. BLCC-B19:
AAGGCTCAGCCGCGCCGCATCCCCCGTAAGGCGCGCGACCGGCGGCAGCTCGCGGGTGATGCTCGCCTGCCCGTCGGCAAAGGCCGTGGGCTGCGTCCCCCCGACCCAGCCCGCCTGACCATAGGCCTCAAGCTGCGCTTCATAGGGAAGCGCGACCGGGGCGATTTCCGTGACCACATAGGCGGCCGGACGCCACTGGTTGCTGAAGGCCGCATCGGTGTAGCGCACCTCCGCCGCGGCGCGCAGCGGGACGCGTCCGAAGGGGCGCAGCGACGCGCCCAGCGCCAGTTCGTTCTCACCCTGCCGCACCATCGCCCGGTAGGCGCGGGCATAGAGCCGCGGGTCGATCACTGCCTCGGGGGCGATGCGATATTGCAGCACGCCGCCCACCTGACTTGCCCCATAGATCGGCACGCGCCCTTGCGAGACCGGCGCGGCATTCGATCCCTGTCGCCAGAAGGCCCAGGCATCGAAGGTCCAGCGCCCGGCCGGAGCCTGCCGCGCGGCGGGGAGAGGCGGCAGGAATGGGGGCGGCACCTCGCGCGGGGTCGCAACCGGCGGATCCGGCGCGGCGCTTGCCAGACCGGTTGCAGGCGTTCCCCCCAGCAAGGGATCGTGCAGCGCGGCGCGTTGCAGCATCCGGCGCGCCGCCGAAAGGCGTGGATCGCTTGCGGCGCGGGCGGGCGCGCCATGCGGCCCGGCGGCGCGCGCCAGGGGCAGGGTCGCCGGAACGAACGAGGCGGGCTGAGGGGCCGCGCGCGTCACCTCGGCCAGCGCCGCGCGCTGCAGGTCGAGCGCGTTCGCCATCGGGGCAAAGGGGCTTTCCCACCACACCGCCCGCGCCGTGCTCCATCCGGCGAGCAGCAGCACCAGCATCACCAGCGGCCCGCCCCGCCGCCTGCTGCGCTCCGAGATCCGATGCGCGGCGATGGTCACGGGCGCTGCGCTCCGGCAAGCGCGAGTTGCCCCCTCAGGCGCGCGCCGAGCTCTGCGGGATGCGTGTCATGGTCGGTCTTGTCCCACACGGCAGACCGCCCCGCCAGCGTGCGCGCATAGGCAAACACCGCGCGCCGCCCGGCGATGATCGCGATGACATTGGCCAGCGGCAGGCGCAGCACCGCGAACAGGCCTTCTGCCACGCCATGCTCGCGCGCGGTGAAGGCAAAACGCCAGACGATCCGCCAGCCGAAGGCGACCGCGTTGGCATAGAGCACCGCGCGCAGCACCGGGCTCAGTGGCACAGGTTCGGACAGGCCGGTGACCACCATCACACCCATCACGCCCGTCAGCAGCACCAGCACATAGCCCACCAGCAGGACCAGCGCCGTGAGCGGCCCGCGCCGGTCGCGCGCGCGCATCCAGAATTCCGTGATCCCGCCCGACCAGCCCACCCTGTCCCAGCCCAGCAGCGAAATCCCGAGCACCCAGCGCGCCTTCTGGCGCACCACCGCGTCGAAGGCGTGGGGAAAGAAGGCGCGGGTGGCGATCAGGCGGCCATCCTCGCCCCGCGCGCGCACGAACCGGCAGCGCCCGCCCGCGGCCGCGACGGCGAGGCCAAGCTCGTAATCCTCGGTCAGCGAATCGCTGGCGAACGGCAAGCCCGCCGCTCCGCCATCCCCCTCGCGCCGCACCAGCCAGTCGAGCGCCCGGCGCGATACCGCGCAGCCCACGCCCGCGCCCGGCAGCCCCGCCCCCAGCGCATCACGCACCACCATCGCCTTGCCATGCGCCTCGGCAAATTCCTCGCAATAATGCGCGCCGATATGCCGCGCGGCAAAGTCGCGGTGATGCGGCACCAGCGGCTCGACCGGCAGCTGCACGAAATCCGCCCCGCCCGCGATGCATTCGTCCAGCAGGCCGAGCGCCGCCGGATCGACCATGTCCTCGGCATCGTGGAACACCACCGTGGCAAAGCGCCGCCCGCTGCGCGCTTCATCCAGCAGCAGGGCTGCGTGCAGCCGGTTGAGGCAGTCGGCCTTGGTGGTCGGCCCGTCACGGTCGAGGATCACCAGCCGCAGCCGAGGATCGCCGCGGGCCGCGGCAATCGCCGCCCCGAGGGTCGCAGGGTCATTGCGATAGCAGCCGATATAGAGGCGCAGGGTGGCGTGCGGCCAGGTGTCGAGCAGGTGGCGCAGTGTCTGCCCGATCACCGCCGCTTCCCGCCAGGCCGGGATCAGCACCGCGACCGGCCCCGACAGCGGCCGCGCGCGCAAGGCTTCGCGGCCACGCCGCGCGGTGCGCGCCCGCCCACTGACCTTGAGCCACAGCCAGATTCCATCGACTGCCAGATCGTCCAGCGCGCCGATCAGAAAGAAGACGCCGGCAAACAGCAGCAATTCGTGCTGTAGCAGGACAAGACCCCGCCACAGCTCAGGCGCAAACATGGACAAGGCGACCCCCTTCCCCAAAAACGCCTGTAAATTACATTACATAACCAAGCCGTGCAACTGTCGCCCAATTTTTAATGGTTTAGATCGGGTTTATTTCACCCGCTCCGAAAAGAAGGTTGCTTACCAGCTACCGATATTGGGCAAGCTCACCCACGGCTCGGCCGGCTCGAGATAGCCTTCCTGGAGCAATTCGATCGAAATGCCGTCGGGCGATTTGACGAAGGCCATGTGTCCATCGCGCGGGGGACGGTGCAGGGTGTGACCGGCATCGACGAGGCGCTGGCAGGTCTCGTAGATGTTCTCGACCCGGTAGGCGAGGTGCCCGAAATTGCGCCCGCCGGTATATTCCTCCGCCGGGGCGCCGTCTTCGGGCGGCCAGTTGTAGGTCAGTTCGACCTCGGCCAGCCCTTCCTGTCCCGGCGCGGCGAGGAAGATCAGGGTAAAGCGGCCCTGTTCGCTGTCGAAGCGGCGCACTTCCCTGAGGCCGATCAGTTCGAAAAACGCGACCGTGGCGGCGGGGTCAGCGACGCGGATCATCGAGTGAAGATATTTCACCATGGCACATTCCATTCAAAAACGGTTCATCGACGATGATGCACAACTCATCGCATCAACTCTTTCACGGGGAACATGGTATGAGCGGCGATGATGTGCAACCGGCGAATTCGGCGAACGGTGTTCTGCGCGAGCCGGCTGCGCTGCGCTGGTTCGGCACGGCAGCGATCCTGTCGATCGGCATGATCGCAGGCGGGTATCTGCTGGGCGACGGGCTGCTGCGCGCCAAGGATGCCGAGCGCGCGGTCACCGTGCGCGGCCTTGCCGAACGCAACGTCACCGCCGACCTTGCGACCTGGACGATCAGCTATTCCGCATCCTCCACCAGCCTTGCCGAAGCGCAGGGCAAGGTGCGTGCCGATACCGCCGCGATCGAGGCCTTCTTCAAGGATCTGGGCTTTCCCGCAGACGCGCTCCAGCCGACCGGCGCCAATGTCACCAGCTTCACCAATGAAGGCGTGACCACCTACACGGTGCGCCAGCGGCTTGCCCTGCGCACCGAAGACATCACCCGCGCGCAGAAGGCGGTCGCGCGGCAGTTCGATCTGGTCGGGCGCGGGGTGTTTCTGGAGGAGGGCTCGGGCATGGCCTATACCTTCACCAAGCTCAACGCGATCAAGCCGGAAATGGTCGCCGAAGCCACCAAGGACGCGCGCGCGGCCGCCGAACAATTCGCCAAGGATTCCGGATCGGGCGTCGGCAAGATCAGGGACGCAACCCAGGGCTATTTCGAGATCGAGGCGCGTGACGGCGAAGCGGGCGGCTGGGGCAGCGCCGACAGCCCCTACAAGAAGGTGCGCGTGGTCACGACCGTGAGCTTCACGCTCGACTGACGCGGGCGGGCCAAGGGACTCTACCGGGCCACTGGGCGACAATTTCGCACCATTGGTCGATAGGAGCGGAGGGTTTGTTGCAGCCTTGCGTTGAGGGGCGTATGCGCTCCGAGCTT
This window contains:
- a CDS encoding SIMPL domain-containing protein, translated to MSGDDVQPANSANGVLREPAALRWFGTAAILSIGMIAGGYLLGDGLLRAKDAERAVTVRGLAERNVTADLATWTISYSASSTSLAEAQGKVRADTAAIEAFFKDLGFPADALQPTGANVTSFTNEGVTTYTVRQRLALRTEDITRAQKAVARQFDLVGRGVFLEEGSGMAYTFTKLNAIKPEMVAEATKDARAAAEQFAKDSGSGVGKIRDATQGYFEIEARDGEAGGWGSADSPYKKVRVVTTVSFTLD
- a CDS encoding VOC family protein, with translation MVKYLHSMIRVADPAATVAFFELIGLREVRRFDSEQGRFTLIFLAAPGQEGLAEVELTYNWPPEDGAPAEEYTGGRNFGHLAYRVENIYETCQRLVDAGHTLHRPPRDGHMAFVKSPDGISIELLQEGYLEPAEPWVSLPNIGSW
- a CDS encoding glycosyl transferase family protein, with amino-acid sequence MFAPELWRGLVLLQHELLLFAGVFFLIGALDDLAVDGIWLWLKVSGRARTARRGREALRARPLSGPVAVLIPAWREAAVIGQTLRHLLDTWPHATLRLYIGCYRNDPATLGAAIAAARGDPRLRLVILDRDGPTTKADCLNRLHAALLLDEARSGRRFATVVFHDAEDMVDPAALGLLDECIAGGADFVQLPVEPLVPHHRDFAARHIGAHYCEEFAEAHGKAMVVRDALGAGLPGAGVGCAVSRRALDWLVRREGDGGAAGLPFASDSLTEDYELGLAVAAAGGRCRFVRARGEDGRLIATRAFFPHAFDAVVRQKARWVLGISLLGWDRVGWSGGITEFWMRARDRRGPLTALVLLVGYVLVLLTGVMGVMVVTGLSEPVPLSPVLRAVLYANAVAFGWRIVWRFAFTAREHGVAEGLFAVLRLPLANVIAIIAGRRAVFAYARTLAGRSAVWDKTDHDTHPAELGARLRGQLALAGAQRP